From one Cytophagia bacterium CHB2 genomic stretch:
- a CDS encoding putative toxin-antitoxin system toxin component, PIN family, whose protein sequence is MKIVLDTNVLIAALITRGVCSQLIEHCFESHELFTSKFILDEVSTNLFNKFRFNSDDITEALDLLQSKMQPVTPVELKTPVCRDRDDDMIRRRRWLRTPPALLPATKI, encoded by the coding sequence ATGAAGATCGTATTGGACACCAACGTTCTTATTGCAGCGCTGATTACACGAGGCGTTTGCAGCCAACTGATCGAGCACTGTTTTGAAAGCCACGAGCTTTTCACTTCAAAATTTATTTTAGACGAGGTGAGCACAAACCTTTTCAATAAGTTTCGCTTTAATTCAGATGACATTACAGAAGCCCTCGATCTCCTGCAATCCAAAATGCAGCCGGTTACGCCTGTTGAACTGAAAACGCCTGTATGCCGCGATCGGGATGACGACATGATCCGGCGACGGCGCTGGCTGCGGACGCCGCCTGCATTATTACCGGCGACAAAGATTTGA
- a CDS encoding PorV/PorQ family protein, giving the protein MNLIKRVMAALILVLVATGLSFGQVQKKSGYTGAAFLKVGVGARAVAMGSATTSLSGDVNQMFWNPAGIALSNNQWQASFSYNRWIADLSHNAGAIAHDFGNFGTLGIGFVSLGVSGIAADRDVVPSFLLSTFTPYDNETGDTYDYLDLAVNITYARRFTDRLALGTSVKFIRQGIDNVSTTSYAFDFGSTYNIGFRNAVIGARINNLGKDLRFYDIGAPLPLVFSVGASIDLYHNEQHTIKFMADATKPQDTDQLIFTGGEYSFSDYFAVRGGYKFNYSGVSESKRNEFDSQILDDVPRSEEGISFGAGLRVPMGENKIMVDYAFTEFGILDNTHRFTVNVSF; this is encoded by the coding sequence ATGAATCTCATAAAACGCGTCATGGCTGCGCTAATACTGGTGCTCGTTGCCACCGGTTTGAGCTTTGGCCAAGTTCAGAAGAAAAGCGGCTATACCGGCGCGGCCTTTTTGAAGGTTGGCGTGGGCGCGCGAGCCGTTGCCATGGGTTCCGCCACCACCTCGCTTTCCGGTGATGTCAATCAGATGTTTTGGAACCCCGCCGGTATTGCGCTGAGCAACAACCAATGGCAGGCGTCGTTTAGCTACAACCGTTGGATCGCGGATCTTTCCCACAATGCCGGCGCCATTGCCCATGACTTTGGCAATTTCGGCACGTTGGGCATCGGCTTTGTTTCATTGGGCGTTTCGGGTATTGCCGCGGATCGTGACGTCGTCCCGAGCTTTTTGCTCTCGACGTTCACCCCCTACGACAACGAAACGGGCGACACCTACGATTACCTCGATCTGGCGGTGAATATCACCTACGCCCGCAGGTTTACCGACCGGCTGGCGTTGGGAACTTCGGTGAAGTTCATCCGGCAGGGCATCGATAATGTGAGCACCACGAGCTATGCTTTCGATTTTGGCTCGACGTACAACATCGGATTCCGCAATGCCGTGATCGGCGCCCGCATCAACAACCTGGGCAAAGATCTCAGGTTCTATGATATCGGCGCGCCCCTGCCTCTGGTGTTCAGCGTCGGCGCTTCGATTGACCTGTATCACAACGAGCAGCACACGATTAAGTTCATGGCGGACGCCACCAAACCGCAGGATACCGATCAGTTGATTTTCACCGGCGGCGAATACTCCTTCAGTGATTATTTTGCGGTGCGCGGCGGCTACAAGTTCAACTACTCCGGCGTTTCCGAATCGAAACGCAATGAGTTTGATAGTCAGATTTTGGACGATGTCCCACGCAGCGAAGAAGGCATTTCCTTCGGCGCCGGTCTGCGTGTGCCGATGGGTGAGAACAAGATCATGGTTGATTACGCTTTCACCGAATTCGGCATATTGGACAACACGCACCGCTTCACGGTCAACGTGTCGTTCTAA
- a CDS encoding T9SS type A sorting domain-containing protein, with product MKNKKFLFILVGLILGMVIQQATWAQNLSKPNDPYPKVGVITAGDLWDTFAPTWVRKTYYEAQDNPNQSWYLARVGNLERQWTTPTQNIAGTDLHIPWKQAIEMIEYSKGINNFTSSTDPLAKDYVYAFETSKVSLPAPYNQRLADNAASWVDPNSRHQMIYNAEGPTNLGIYVKMRVRQYALNHANMNDFIAVEFELTNTGVLDADGNGTPESTNNRINALVLNMRSEPINSMSNSLAGTRGASGWFTGPTTGYDATPDENGEPWDVPVNFTGPSPTDLKTTKTFTTASGKTVTIPWAADGARTLGNTMNGRRNYQDIYVGHNWIAVKQGPLPASGSSVAQPDKKTIYDSHPVGAGSQRGWFTSVSKGYGNNDHNPWENHILSMGNWYANGGKVWDRTKFDLRPDPNWFDTTQPYEVGNPLSFVGIVKPEGQRGRPDGSMKYNNTWTQNWELDNPDPKDNWTEGYSYSHGFDGDFYVGVGPFSLEVGETINVVMIEYMGFRLQGARQSRKAAQWAYENNWNVPEPPPTPDIKVEPSVNVKVNVKWDNRAEAAADFAGYKIYRTTAFPRVNSLQVGRRMMETYHLQTKENPTDAELAALGRPNNPNISAASDFYRVQDPDASGPYKLVKMIPKAELANYLNTGADANQYKYAFEDPNELVQFGFTYWYYVAAYDNESGTMAGMPYTSLETHKTNWNGRSGLWTGTYNFATASSFYPKTLTGLKDIGANFVLKAPLVQAQSLVNGDLKIRVKPNPYKQQALHDTGLEHKILFFNLPTGTRITIFDVSGQVIDVLSFTGQNPNDGTLFWDMFSKDGIEVASGLYIYVAEYDGGQQTGYFSILR from the coding sequence ATGAAAAACAAGAAATTCCTGTTCATACTTGTCGGGCTGATTCTCGGCATGGTTATACAGCAGGCGACATGGGCGCAAAATTTGTCAAAGCCCAATGATCCCTACCCAAAAGTCGGCGTCATTACGGCCGGCGATCTTTGGGATACCTTTGCGCCGACTTGGGTAAGAAAGACGTACTACGAAGCGCAAGATAACCCCAACCAATCCTGGTATCTTGCACGCGTCGGAAATCTTGAACGGCAGTGGACGACGCCGACGCAAAACATTGCCGGAACCGACTTGCATATTCCGTGGAAGCAGGCCATTGAAATGATTGAATACTCCAAAGGTATCAATAATTTCACCAGCTCTACTGATCCTCTGGCGAAAGACTATGTCTATGCTTTCGAAACCAGTAAAGTGAGCTTGCCGGCGCCATATAATCAACGCTTGGCCGACAATGCCGCGAGCTGGGTCGATCCCAACAGTCGCCATCAGATGATTTACAACGCCGAAGGCCCGACCAACCTCGGCATCTACGTGAAGATGCGCGTGCGCCAGTATGCGCTCAATCACGCCAACATGAACGACTTTATCGCGGTTGAGTTTGAATTGACCAACACCGGTGTGTTGGATGCCGACGGCAACGGCACGCCGGAAAGCACCAACAATCGCATCAATGCGCTGGTTTTGAACATGCGCAGCGAGCCGATCAACAGCATGTCCAACAGTCTGGCGGGCACGCGCGGGGCCAGCGGCTGGTTCACGGGTCCGACAACCGGTTACGATGCCACACCTGATGAAAATGGCGAACCGTGGGATGTGCCGGTGAATTTCACTGGCCCCTCGCCGACGGATCTAAAGACCACCAAAACCTTCACCACCGCTTCGGGCAAGACCGTCACCATTCCGTGGGCCGCTGATGGCGCTCGCACGTTGGGAAATACCATGAACGGTCGCCGGAATTATCAGGATATTTATGTCGGCCACAATTGGATTGCTGTCAAGCAAGGCCCCTTGCCGGCCTCGGGCAGCAGTGTGGCGCAACCGGACAAGAAGACGATTTATGACAGTCATCCGGTGGGCGCAGGTTCGCAACGGGGATGGTTTACCTCGGTCAGCAAAGGTTACGGCAACAACGACCACAATCCCTGGGAAAACCACATTCTCTCGATGGGTAACTGGTATGCCAACGGCGGCAAAGTGTGGGATCGCACCAAATTTGATTTGAGGCCCGATCCTAATTGGTTTGACACCACCCAGCCGTATGAAGTCGGCAATCCGTTGTCGTTCGTGGGCATCGTGAAGCCGGAAGGCCAGCGTGGCCGTCCCGATGGCAGCATGAAGTACAACAATACCTGGACACAGAATTGGGAACTGGACAATCCCGATCCCAAAGACAACTGGACGGAAGGTTATTCTTATTCACATGGCTTCGATGGTGATTTTTATGTCGGCGTTGGCCCCTTCTCTCTTGAAGTCGGGGAAACCATCAACGTAGTCATGATCGAGTACATGGGCTTCCGTCTGCAAGGCGCGCGGCAATCGCGCAAAGCGGCGCAGTGGGCTTACGAGAACAATTGGAACGTGCCCGAACCGCCGCCGACGCCCGACATTAAAGTCGAGCCCAGCGTCAACGTGAAGGTGAATGTGAAGTGGGATAATCGCGCTGAAGCCGCGGCTGATTTTGCGGGTTACAAAATTTATCGCACCACCGCGTTCCCGCGCGTGAATTCCCTGCAAGTGGGCCGGCGCATGATGGAAACCTACCATCTGCAAACCAAGGAAAATCCAACGGATGCGGAACTGGCAGCGCTGGGACGTCCCAACAACCCCAACATCAGTGCAGCCTCGGATTTCTATCGCGTGCAGGATCCCGACGCCTCGGGTCCGTACAAACTCGTCAAAATGATCCCCAAAGCCGAACTGGCGAATTATCTCAACACCGGTGCGGATGCCAATCAATACAAATATGCGTTTGAGGATCCCAACGAGTTGGTGCAGTTTGGTTTTACCTACTGGTACTATGTCGCGGCCTATGATAACGAGAGCGGCACCATGGCGGGCATGCCTTATACCAGCCTGGAAACGCACAAAACCAACTGGAATGGTCGCAGCGGCCTGTGGACCGGCACCTACAATTTTGCCACGGCCAGTTCGTTTTATCCGAAAACCCTGACCGGCCTGAAGGACATTGGCGCCAACTTTGTGCTCAAGGCGCCGTTGGTACAGGCGCAGTCCTTGGTGAACGGTGATTTGAAGATTCGTGTGAAGCCGAATCCTTACAAGCAACAAGCCTTGCATGACACGGGTCTGGAACACAAGATCCTCTTCTTCAATTTGCCGACGGGCACAAGGATCACGATTTTTGATGTGTCCGGCCAGGTCATTGATGTGTTGTCGTTTACCGGCCAGAACCCGAATGATGGCACGCTCTTTTGGGATATGTTCTCCAAAGACGGCATCGAAGTCGCGAGCGGCTTGTATATCTACGTGGCGGAATATGACGGCGGCCAGCAAACCGGTTATTTTTCGATCCTGAGATAA
- a CDS encoding sulfotransferase → MQKLRNALARRQAHRRAKIQLFQKASRAQAKRIMQLGKRPIVIGGCGRSGTTLLLSILSCHPRIFAIDIETTALCPDGYGADGMYNRNPNLDMPFKLEKIYEYLLTHEIPVRCTRWCEKTPRNVIYFERILRHFGKAARLIHLVRDGRDVVTSVHPRDASRYWVTSHRWVMDVSAGRRLENHSQVLTIRYEDLVRNYEVSMRRICEFIEEEFTPAFLHYPDSARVKESIAWFNPAQTMNDRSIGRWQESKFQNIIAELLHEPGAKELLKHYGYLS, encoded by the coding sequence ATGCAAAAACTCCGCAACGCCCTGGCGCGCCGGCAAGCGCATCGCCGGGCAAAAATCCAGCTTTTTCAAAAAGCCTCGCGCGCACAAGCAAAGCGTATCATGCAGCTTGGCAAGCGGCCGATTGTGATTGGCGGTTGCGGCCGCTCAGGCACGACGCTGCTGCTTTCGATTTTATCGTGCCATCCCAGAATTTTCGCGATCGACATCGAAACCACGGCGCTGTGTCCGGACGGCTATGGCGCGGATGGCATGTACAATCGCAATCCGAACCTCGACATGCCTTTCAAGCTTGAAAAAATCTATGAGTATTTGCTCACTCATGAAATTCCTGTGCGCTGCACGCGTTGGTGCGAAAAAACGCCGCGCAATGTGATCTATTTCGAGCGCATTCTGCGGCATTTCGGCAAGGCGGCGCGCTTGATTCACCTTGTGCGCGATGGCCGCGACGTTGTCACCTCCGTGCATCCGCGCGATGCTTCACGTTATTGGGTCACGTCACATCGCTGGGTCATGGATGTCAGCGCGGGCCGGCGGTTGGAAAACCATTCGCAAGTGCTCACCATTCGATATGAAGATTTGGTGCGCAATTATGAAGTAAGCATGCGCCGCATTTGTGAGTTTATCGAAGAAGAATTCACTCCGGCGTTTCTCCACTATCCCGATTCTGCCCGCGTAAAAGAAAGCATTGCCTGGTTCAATCCGGCGCAAACCATGAATGACCGCTCGATTGGCCGCTGGCAGGAAAGCAAATTCCAGAATATTATTGCAGAATTATTGCACGAGCCGGGCGCGAAAGAATTGCTCAAGCACTATGGCTATCTCTCGTGA
- a CDS encoding sugar phosphate isomerase/epimerase yields the protein MQLKFIRGMWGMEQPTLAANLQMIKNGGFDGVEMGAPADPVQRQELQTLLRDLDLLFVAQQWTEGATPKEHAQSFELQYRRNTELNPVLVNSHTGKDYFTTANNLSICWKAAALEQELGFTVTHEIHRGRMTFSTTATTTLLKKMPELKLTADFSHWCCVHESYLQDQDEAMHAAIAHSHHIHARVGFPEGPQVADPRAPEWEGAVNFHVQWWQKIVDHHKQIGTKVLTICPEFGPPDYMMTMPYSRQPVADLWEINCYMKDMLKERLRH from the coding sequence ATGCAACTAAAATTCATCCGCGGTATGTGGGGCATGGAACAGCCCACGCTTGCGGCAAATCTGCAAATGATTAAAAACGGCGGCTTCGACGGCGTGGAAATGGGTGCGCCGGCTGATCCCGTGCAGCGCCAGGAACTGCAAACACTGCTGCGCGATCTGGATTTGTTGTTTGTCGCGCAGCAGTGGACAGAAGGCGCTACTCCCAAAGAACACGCACAGAGCTTTGAATTGCAGTACCGCCGCAATACCGAGTTGAATCCCGTTCTGGTCAATTCACACACCGGCAAGGACTACTTTACCACCGCCAACAATCTGTCAATTTGCTGGAAAGCTGCAGCGCTGGAGCAAGAACTCGGCTTCACTGTCACACACGAAATTCATCGCGGTAGAATGACATTCTCCACGACTGCGACCACGACGCTTTTGAAGAAAATGCCGGAGCTGAAACTCACGGCAGATTTTTCGCATTGGTGCTGCGTGCATGAATCCTATTTGCAGGATCAGGATGAAGCCATGCACGCCGCGATTGCGCACAGCCATCACATTCATGCGCGCGTCGGTTTTCCCGAAGGCCCGCAGGTCGCTGATCCCCGTGCGCCGGAGTGGGAGGGTGCGGTGAATTTCCACGTGCAATGGTGGCAAAAGATCGTTGATCATCATAAGCAGATCGGCACAAAAGTATTGACCATCTGCCCGGAATTCGGGCCGCCGGATTATATGATGACGATGCCCTATTCCCGGCAACCGGTTGCCGATTTGTGGGAGATCAATTGTTATATGAAAGATATGTTGAAGGAGCGGCTGCGGCATTAG
- a CDS encoding cobalamin-binding protein, which yields MNAATELKAIADLLQQGNTAAVKDLLQRLLDNGVTPQTILNEGLIAGMSVVGEKMRCGEMYLPEVLQCASVMKTAMEVLKPHLVDSGVQPVARVVLGTVKGDMHDIGKNLVGIMLRGAGYEVIDIGINMPPEQFINAIAQHQPQIVGMSAMLTTTMLHMKKTIEAIAAAQQREQVKIIVGGAPVSRGFAEEIGADGYAKDAVTAVEEVQALLALPA from the coding sequence ATGAACGCTGCAACTGAACTAAAAGCAATAGCTGATTTGCTGCAGCAGGGTAATACTGCTGCCGTTAAGGATCTTCTGCAGAGACTTCTTGATAATGGCGTCACGCCGCAGACGATTTTGAATGAAGGCTTGATTGCCGGCATGTCGGTGGTCGGAGAGAAAATGCGTTGTGGTGAAATGTATCTCCCTGAAGTGTTGCAATGCGCCAGTGTTATGAAGACCGCGATGGAAGTTCTCAAGCCGCATTTGGTTGATAGCGGCGTGCAGCCTGTGGCGCGCGTCGTGCTCGGCACGGTAAAAGGCGACATGCACGACATCGGCAAGAATCTTGTCGGCATCATGTTGCGCGGCGCCGGATACGAAGTGATCGACATCGGCATCAACATGCCGCCGGAACAATTTATCAACGCGATTGCGCAACATCAGCCACAGATTGTGGGCATGTCCGCCATGCTGACCACCACGATGTTGCATATGAAAAAGACCATCGAGGCGATCGCTGCTGCGCAGCAACGCGAACAGGTGAAGATCATTGTGGGCGGCGCGCCAGTCTCGCGCGGCTTCGCTGAAGAAATCGGCGCTGACGGCTACGCCAAAGATGCCGTGACGGCAGTTGAGGAAGTCCAAGCCTTGCTTGCACTGCCGGCGTGA
- a CDS encoding phytanoyl-CoA dioxygenase family protein translates to MPEPTIKLTQDQIDFFHREGYLVIPAITTAEEVARIREIYDELFAKQAGRAEGNQFDLAGADEEGATAALPQILMPVKYAPELAHTLYRANALAISQQLFGAASSYKGEHAIFKPAHYGAETPWHQDEAYWNPELDYNEGSFWMPLQEATPENGCMYFIPGSHRLEVLPHHSINHDPRIHGLEVDMSLVDLSQAIACPLPPGGATVHASRTLHYTPPNRSAIPRRAYILGFGAAQKKRATPRRFHWNEIKQTAREQRAQSK, encoded by the coding sequence ATGCCCGAGCCAACGATCAAACTCACACAAGATCAAATCGATTTCTTCCATCGCGAAGGTTACTTGGTGATTCCCGCCATCACCACCGCGGAAGAAGTCGCGCGCATTCGCGAAATCTATGATGAATTGTTTGCCAAACAAGCGGGCCGCGCGGAAGGCAATCAATTTGATTTGGCCGGCGCGGATGAAGAGGGTGCAACGGCCGCGCTGCCGCAAATTCTCATGCCGGTGAAATACGCGCCGGAGCTGGCGCATACGCTCTATCGCGCCAATGCGTTGGCAATCTCGCAACAGCTTTTTGGCGCTGCCTCATCATACAAAGGTGAGCACGCGATTTTCAAGCCGGCGCACTATGGCGCCGAAACGCCCTGGCACCAAGATGAGGCGTATTGGAATCCTGAGTTGGATTATAACGAAGGCAGCTTTTGGATGCCGCTGCAAGAAGCCACGCCGGAAAACGGCTGCATGTATTTCATTCCCGGCAGCCACCGCCTGGAAGTTTTGCCGCATCATTCCATCAATCATGATCCGCGCATTCACGGTTTGGAAGTTGATATGAGCCTGGTTGATTTATCCCAGGCGATTGCTTGTCCCTTGCCGCCCGGCGGCGCAACCGTGCATGCCTCGCGCACGCTGCATTACACACCGCCGAATCGTTCCGCTATCCCACGCCGGGCGTACATTCTCGGATTTGGCGCAGCGCAGAAAAAGCGCGCCACACCGCGGCGGTTTCACTGGAACGAGATCAAACAAACCGCGCGCGAGCAGCGGGCGCAAAGCAAATAG
- a CDS encoding DUF2961 domain-containing protein, translated as MNDFLNLASLPLITSAKTRSISAENPTGEKAGGARAVPEDAKNAAFHLGKGWKVRPCIALPPQQTATLADIAGPGVIQHIWITTDVKAHRDCILRFYWDEEAEPSVEVPLGDFFALGHGLRYNISSLMVAVNPSGGCNCYWPMPFRRHARVTVENQHEVEFPHFFYQITYALDKVPENAGYFHAQWRRSMTRREHPEHVILDNVHGRGHYAGTVLAWEQLSNGWWGEGEVKFFIDGDGEYPTICGTGTEDYFGGAWCFGETYSTPFLGYPLWRKEANEIPKHAMYRWHVPDPIRFSQDLRVTIQALGWWPTRQYQPLTDDISSVAYWYQTEPHADFPPLPEREMRFPR; from the coding sequence ATGAATGACTTTCTCAACCTCGCCAGCTTGCCACTGATCACTTCTGCCAAAACACGCTCCATTTCTGCGGAAAACCCCACCGGTGAAAAAGCCGGCGGCGCACGCGCTGTGCCTGAAGACGCAAAAAATGCGGCTTTCCATCTCGGCAAAGGCTGGAAGGTGCGGCCCTGCATTGCCTTGCCGCCGCAACAAACCGCAACGCTAGCCGACATTGCCGGCCCGGGTGTGATTCAGCATATTTGGATCACCACCGACGTCAAAGCCCATCGCGATTGCATTCTGCGCTTTTATTGGGATGAAGAAGCCGAGCCTTCCGTCGAAGTCCCGCTTGGCGACTTCTTCGCGCTGGGACATGGTTTGCGCTACAACATCAGCTCTCTGATGGTCGCCGTTAATCCCTCCGGCGGATGCAATTGCTACTGGCCCATGCCTTTTCGCCGGCACGCTCGCGTCACGGTTGAAAATCAACATGAAGTAGAGTTCCCGCATTTCTTTTATCAAATCACTTATGCTTTGGATAAAGTTCCGGAAAACGCCGGGTATTTTCACGCGCAATGGCGGCGCAGCATGACACGGCGCGAGCATCCCGAGCATGTTATTTTGGACAACGTGCACGGCCGCGGCCATTACGCCGGCACAGTTCTCGCGTGGGAGCAGCTTTCCAACGGCTGGTGGGGTGAAGGTGAAGTAAAATTTTTTATTGATGGTGATGGCGAGTATCCGACGATTTGCGGCACCGGCACGGAAGATTATTTCGGCGGGGCATGGTGCTTTGGCGAAACGTATTCCACGCCGTTTCTGGGATACCCGCTTTGGCGCAAAGAAGCAAACGAGATTCCCAAGCATGCCATGTATCGCTGGCATGTGCCGGATCCCATCCGCTTCTCACAAGATTTGCGCGTGACGATTCAGGCTTTGGGTTGGTGGCCGACGCGGCAGTATCAACCATTGACGGATGATATTTCTTCGGTGGCTTATTGGTATCAAACCGAGCCGCATGCGGATTTTCCGCCATTACCTGAAAGAGAAATGAGGTTTCCGAGATAA
- a CDS encoding carbon-nitrogen hydrolase family protein, with amino-acid sequence MPRPVRISTIQLVTEITGRSFADKQANNRKHIKAMLKIAGERASDLVLFGEYANLHHRTWSSNLREYVPEPIPGTFTRMIARYAKKYRMNIVMPMFGEFNGILSSHAVICDRQGRMVGCYQKTHPTMPEQELGIKAGNDLAVYDLDFGKIGVMTCMDIEYPEVAQILMLNGAELLLFPHVQAGWGEVDWEIRYRARAIDTGLYVVSACYGYPEGEWKPGMMIGRSGIVGPDGLILADMGRGIGVLTHEIDLSQKRVTQFFFEEKYERTLAVIASRRPEIYGELVECASKEKALQKIESNRKKLKVKS; translated from the coding sequence ATGCCTCGTCCCGTTCGCATCAGCACGATTCAATTGGTAACAGAAATTACCGGGCGTTCGTTTGCCGATAAACAAGCCAACAATCGTAAGCACATTAAGGCCATGTTAAAAATCGCCGGTGAACGCGCTTCTGATCTGGTCTTGTTCGGAGAATATGCCAATTTGCATCATCGCACGTGGTCGAGCAATCTGCGCGAGTATGTTCCGGAACCCATTCCGGGAACATTCACGCGCATGATCGCGCGTTATGCGAAGAAGTATCGCATGAACATTGTGATGCCGATGTTTGGCGAGTTCAACGGCATTTTGTCGAGTCATGCCGTTATCTGCGATCGCCAGGGCAGGATGGTCGGCTGTTATCAGAAAACGCATCCCACCATGCCTGAGCAAGAACTCGGCATAAAAGCGGGAAATGATCTGGCGGTTTATGATTTGGATTTTGGCAAGATTGGCGTCATGACGTGCATGGATATCGAGTATCCCGAAGTCGCTCAGATTCTCATGCTCAATGGCGCGGAGCTTCTTTTATTTCCTCACGTGCAGGCGGGTTGGGGAGAAGTGGATTGGGAAATCCGCTATCGCGCGCGCGCCATCGATACAGGATTGTATGTTGTTTCCGCATGTTATGGTTATCCAGAAGGCGAATGGAAACCCGGCATGATGATCGGCCGCAGCGGCATCGTCGGGCCGGATGGCTTGATTCTCGCGGACATGGGGCGCGGCATCGGCGTTTTGACGCATGAGATCGATTTATCACAAAAGCGTGTGACGCAATTCTTTTTCGAAGAGAAGTATGAGCGCACGCTGGCGGTGATCGCCTCGCGCCGGCCGGAGATTTATGGGGAGTTGGTTGAGTGCGCTTCTAAAGAAAAGGCTTTGCAGAAAATTGAGAGCAACAGGAAGAAACTGAAAGTGAAATCCTGA